Part of the Woronichinia naegeliana WA131 genome, CCATTAACTTTGATTCGTAAGTTATTTGGATCAAATCTTGATCAACCGATTAAGTCGGCTTACGAACATTTTTCTGGAACTAAAATGTCAATTTTCTTCACCTTTGGATATTCAAATGACTGGACTGTTGCATTTGCCAAGAACAACATGAAACGACAGCTAAAGCAAAATCAATCATCTCAAGTATTCTTACCCAGTAATACCAAAGAGAAGCTGTTAGCAGAAGACGTTTTATTAGCAGAAGATTATTTCACTGACTTATGACCATATTGATTTGAGTAGTCTTATCTTGGAAATAGTAGCAATTATTCCAGCGAGAGGAGGCTCAAAAGGAGTCCCTTACAAAAACATTCGTCCTCTAGGTAATAAACCTTTAATCGCCCATTCTATCCTAGATGCGAAAGAAGCCCATCTAGTAGATCGCATTTACGTTACCACAGACGATGCCGAAATTGCCCAAGTTTCAACAGACTATGGTGCAAGTATTATTCACCGCCCCCCTGAACTAGCCAACGATACCGCGTCTTCAGAATCGGCTCTTGTTCATGCCTTAACAGAGATTGAAAAAGAGGAGATTCACCCAGAACTTATTGTGTTCTTACAATGTACATCCCCTTTACGAACTGGGCTAGATATAGATCGCGCTATTGAGCAAATCAGAGCGGAAAACGCTGATTCTCTCCTCTCAGTTTCCCCAACCCATCGCTTTCTTTGGCATCAAGTAGATAATGTCGCTCAGTCTATTAACTATGACTATCACCACCGTCCCCGTCGCCAAGATTTAAACCCCCAATATATGGAAAATGGTTCAATTTATATCTTTAAACCCTGGGTTTTAAAAGAATTAAATAACCGATTGGGCGGTAAAATCTCTTTGTTTGTGATGGATGAATCCCAAAGTTGGGAAATTGATTCGTCAGAGGATTTTGAGTATATAGAGTTTTTAATCAATCACACACATAAACCTTAATAGTTCCGAAAAAACATGATTAATTTACCTGATTTTTCAAAAGCATTTGAATACGAAAATAACTTCTACCTATCCTGTGATAATAGCAGAATTGCTAAGTTATTAGCTCATTATGAATTATACAAAATGGTGGTAAACATACCAGGAGCAATAGTAGAATGTGGCGTTTTTAAAGGAACATCATTGACAAGGTTTGCCACATTTCGAGATTTATTCAGTAATTCCCACGCTAAAAAAATAATTGGTTTTGATATCTATGGTAAATTTCCTGAAACTAATTTTCAGGAAGATAAAGTGCCTAGACAGCGTTTTATTGATAGTGCGGGGGAAGAAAGTATTGCTGTAGAACAGCTTACAGAAGTGCTAAAAATTAAGGGAGTTGACAAGAATGTAGAATTAGTAAAGGGAGACATTTTAAAAACAGTCCCCAATTATGTGAATGACCATCCAGAATTAAAAATTTCTCTTCTCAATTTAGATACTGATATATACGAACCTGCCTCTGTAATTTTAGAATTACTGTTTCCTAGAATTGTCAGGGGGGGGGGTACTAATTATAGACGATTACGGTGTTTTTCCTGGAGAAACAAAAGCTGTAGATGAATATTTCCATGATAAAGATGTGGTGATAAATAAATTTCCATTTTGTATGACACCTTGTTATATTTTAAAAAATTAAAGTATTATGATCATTGACAAAAATTTATTAAAGTATATTGTTTTCGCTGAGGATGATATATTAAATGCCCTGAAAAAAATCAGCGACAACAAAAACCGTATTATTTTCTCTGTCACCGAAGCAGGTGTTTTAGAAGGTGTCCTCACAGACGGAGACTTTCGCCGTTGGTTAGTGCAACAAGAATCTATTAATCTCAATCAACCTGTCTCAAAAATTTCTAACAAAAACTATAAGTTTGCTAATTACAATGATGATCCGGTAAAGATTCAATCTTACTTTTCTAATGAAGTTGAATTCATTCCCCTTTTAGATAATAACCGTCATTTAGTTGCAGTTGCTTGTCGGAAGTCAGAAGGTATTCGGATCGGAAATTTTATCATTGATGCCCAATCTCCTACTTTTGTCATTGCGGAAATTGGCAATAATCACAATGGTAGCTTGGAATTTGCTAAACAGTTAATTGATCAAGCGGTAGTGGTAGGAGCAGATTGTGCAAAGTTCCAAATGCGCGATCTCAAATCACTATATCGGAATGCCGGGAATGCTAATGATGCTAGTGAAGATTTAGGGTCACAATATACTCTAGATTTGCTAACTCGGTTTCAGTTAACGACCGATGAAATGTTTGCCGCTTTTGATTACTGTCAAACACAGGGAATTTTACCCCTTTGTACACCCTGGGATATTGAGAGTTTATCTCTACTAGAACAGTATGGAATGCTGGCTTATAAAGTGGCCTCGGCTGATTTGACGAACTATGATTTGCTTACTGCTTTAGCAAAAACAGGTAAGCCATTAATTTGTTCAACGGGGATGTCGGCTGAATCTGAGATAATTGACGCAGTGGCTTTACTAAATCGGTTAGGTGCGATGTATGTTTTGCTGCACTGTAACTCAACCTATCCAGCCCCCTTTAAAGATGTCAATCTAAACTATATAGACCGTCTAAAAGAAATTGGTAATTGTCCTGTTGGTTATTCCGGCCATGAACGGGGTATTCATGTAGCGATCGCCTCCGTAGCTAAGGGTGCTAAGGTGATAGAAAAACACTTCACCCTAGACAAAACAATGGAAGGTAATGACCACAAAGTCAGTCTGTTACCAGATGAATTTCGCCTCATGATAGAGGGCATTCGCCAAGTAGAACAATCTCTTGGTACAAATGGAGAACGACACCTCAGTCAAGGGGAGTTGATGAACCGAGAAAACTTGGCTAAGAGTTTGGTAATTAACTGCGATTTAGAGATAGGACAAATCATTACTGAAGCTATGATTGATGTGAAAAGTCCTGGAAAGGGTTTACAACCGAACCGGAAGACACAGTTAATTGGTAAACGTTCCAGGCGATCGCTCAAAGCAGGTGATTTTCTCTACCCTAGCGACTTAGAAGTGGAACAGGTTAATGCAAGAGATTATCGTTTTAAACGACCTTGGGGTATTCCAGTTCGCTACCATGACTTTAAAACCCTATTATCACAATCAAATCCTGATTTACTAGAATTTCATCTCAGTTATAAAGATTTAGAAGTTGATATTCACCACTATATTGATCAGGTTTATGATTTAGATATAATTGTACACGCTCCAGAGTTATTTGCAGGTGATCACGTATTGGATCTATCTTCCCAAGACAAAGATTACCGTCAACTATCAATTCAAGAATTGCAACGAGTGATCGACATTACTCGACAATTAAAACCGTTTTTCAAACGATCAATCCGTCCCTGCATTGTCACCAATGTTGGTGGATTTACCAGTGATACTTTATTATCTTTATCAGTTCGCCAGCAACTATACGAAACACTTTTCGAGAGCCTATCTCAACTAGATACAGATGGAGTTGAAATCATTCCTCAAACCATGCCTCCCTTTCCTTGGCATTTTGGGGGACAACGAAATCATAATCTTTTTGTAGATCCGACAGACATTGCTGATTTTTGTCGTCAACATAACTATCGTGTTTGCTTAGATATCTCTCATTCCAAACTAGCTTGTACTTATCACAAAATATCATTCAAAGAATTTATTGAACAAGTTGGAATTTACATTGCTCATTTACACATTGCTGATGCTAAAGGTGTTGATGGGGAAGGTTTACAGATCGGTGAAGGTGAAATTGACTTCCCTGCCTTAGCTGAAGATATTGAAAAGTATGCTTCTCAAGCTTCTTTTATTCCTGAAATTTGGCAGGGGCATAAAAATGAAGGGGAAGGATTTTGGATCGCCTTAGAAAAGCTCGAAAAATATCTCTAAAATCCACAAAAACTTATGAGCTTAAAGTCAACACTAAATTCTCTCTCCTACTGGCTTCTGCCACCTGGTGTTAAAAACACATTTTTATCAGCTTATTCAAAGCAAGTGGCATTTCAGGATTTTCGTGTAGAACGAAATATAATAAGTAGACTATGTAAAAACAACTCAAAATTCAATAATATTCATAATGGTGAAAGGTGTTTTATTCTTGCAACTGGCCCCTCAATAAAAACGCAAAACTTGCTTCCTCTAAAAAACGAATTATGTATTTCAGTTAGTCAATTTTATCTTCATAAAGATATTCAAATAATTTCACCTCAATATTATGTTTTAGCCCCGACTCATCCTCCTTTTAATTTCAATGATGTTGTCAAAATATTTGATGGATTAAGGAAGTGTTATTCAGATAAAGCAACCTATTTTCTAGGTTACAGTTTATATAATTATTCTTACTATCGGTTTCTAGAAACCTATTCTCAATATAAGAACAATAATCAATGTTTTATCAACTATTCAATGAGTCAATCATTAGAAGAATCAAACTACTCTAACAAAGCAATTTGGGAAATCGATCAAAGTCCATTTGGTATTAGGACAGTTATCTACTCAGCTATTCAAGTTGCTTTATATATGGGTTGCAAGGAAATTTACTTAATAGGATGTGATCACGATTATTTGAATGATACAAGTCGCGTTACCAATCACCATTTTTATAAGGAAGAAGATGGCATCAGTGATGCTGAACATTTAAGATCATTTACCACAGAGCGTTGGTTTCAAGAATACTATTTTCGATGGAAACAATATAGATTAATTAGAGAATATGCCCAACAAAAAGGATGTAATATTTTCAATGCGACTGAGGGGGGTATGCTTGATGTATTTCCTAGAGTTAGGCTAGAAGATATAGTAGTTTATTAAATTGCAAAAATAATAATGTTCTTTCTAGGAAAAAATATAGTTAAAACTTTATCATCTAGAATTAGATATCCTCACGCCAAGATTGGTTGGGCATCTTATATTACGGGTGATAGTCAACTAGATCAAGAAGTAACTATAGGGAACAATTGTCTAATTCACAATTCATATATTGGTGGCATAACAAGATTAGGAGATAATTGTTCATTAATTGACTCACATTTAGATAAAAATACTTCAATTTCCTTGAATTGTTCTTTAGGTTGTAGTCAAATTGCACAATATTCTTATATCTCTGACAATTCTAGGCTTTTTGGGACTCAAGTTGGTAAATTTTGTTCTATTGGAGGTTCTTTGTTTTGTGGGTTAGGAAATCATCCAACTAACTTTATTAGTACGCATCCAATATTTTTTTCTACATTAAAACAATGTGGAATTACCTTTAGTGATAAAAATTATTTTGATGAAGCTCCAGAAGTTAAAATAGGTCATGACGTATGGATTGGATCTAGGGTTTTTATTAAAAACGGAATTTCTGTTGGTAATGGAGCAATTTTAGCTGCTGGCTCGGTTGTTGTTAAAGATGTACCTAACTATGCAGTAGTTGGGGGTGTTCCTGCTACACTGATTCGATATAGATTTCAAAAATCAATAATAGAACAGCTTTTAGAAATACAATGGTGGAACTGGTCAGAAGAAAAGCTCAAACTTGCCCAGCCTTATTTTTGTTCTAGCGATGTTAATGCTTTTATTGAATTTGTTAAAAGTATTAAATAATCAATTTAAACTCTAGTTGTTTTTTAAATTATTTACAGATTCAAATTTATTTGTGGATATGAAAATGATTAAAAAAGAGAGGTAGTTAAAACCACTAGACACCGCTTTCTAGAAATTGCCAATAACTAACTTCATCATGTTTATTCAACAAACAATTCAAATATAAAAATCATGAAATGCCATATTTGTAGTTCAAATACACTTAAAACTTTCAATCTGAAAGGTTCTAGGACTGGTAAAGAAAATCCTTTATACTTTTGTATTAAATGCACTTCTTTTTTCCAAAGACCAAACTATCACGAAGATGATGAAACTTTACGTCGCGATCTTCAGTGGCATTTAAGCAAACATGAGGAACACAAAAAACAAGCTAAACAAATAATTCATCAATTGTTAGTGTATAACCCTGATATCAAAACTATTCTAGATATTGGATGTGGTATTGGAAGTACCATTTTAGCTGCTAGAGAGTTAGGTATAAATTGCATAGGAGTAGAGCCTAATCCATATGCAGTTCAGTATTCTAAAGAAAATTTATCACTGGACTTAATACCTGACTATTTTTCTGCTAGTATGTTTTCACAGGGGTTTGATGCCATAGTAATTGATATGGTCTTAGAACATGTACCGATGGTTCAGCCTTTTATGAAAGATGTATTCTCTATACTTAATCCTAGTGGTTTAATATACTTAGCAGTTCCAGGTTTGAATTGGAGCATTTCTCGAAATATCCTAAGGCTACTTTTGAAGAGGATTGATATTGTTTCAGTATTTGGCGACAATGACGTACATATAAATCATTTCTCTAAAAGAGGTATCAATAATTTAATTAAGCCCTATGACGGAAGAATAGTAAAAGACACCTATCCTGGGGCGTGCATTATTAAGCATAGTTCATTTAAGGAAAAAGCCTAATCAAATAATTATCCAGAAGCAATAACAACCATTAAGAAATTATTACTAATGAGTCAAAATCTCTCTTTTCAAGAGTCTAATTTTTCGGAATTAGACACCCAAATGATAAGTATTAATCAGTCTTTTTTATATCCCAAAATCACAGTTGTTACTCCTAACTATAACTACGGTCACTATCTGGAAGAAACTATTCGTTCCGTGTTACTTCAAGGTTATCCAAACTTAGAATATATAATCATTGATGGGGGTAGTACAGACAATTCTGTTGAAATTATCAAAAAGTATGAACCTTATCTCACTTACTGGGAAAGTCAACCTGATAGGGGACAAACTCATGCTATCAATAAAGGCTTAGAAAGAGCAACTGGTGAAATTTTTAATTGGATTAATTCTGATGACATTTTAATGCCTGGTGCTTTGCTTACTATTGCCCAGGGCATTCAAGATTATGATGCTTTTGCAGGTGTGGTCAATAATTTTGATGAAGAAGGAAATCAAGTAAAAGTATTGCCACAAAATATTACACCTGAAGGTTTATTGACTAGATTTAATACTACAAATAAACCAAGCAAAAAAGATACTGTTTATCATCAACCAGGATTTTGGTTTAAAACTCAATTATTAAAAAATATTGGTAATTTAAACGAAAATTTACAAATTCAATTTGACTTTGACCGAGTAGTTAGATATCTACATCATTATCCTAAAGTTAATTATTCTAACCAAGTATTAGTTAATTTTAGATGTCATCAGGAACAAAAAACTGCTCCGACTAAGGTAAAACAAGAAGGTCAATATATTGTGCAAAGTCTTCTTGATGAACCAGAATATCAAAATTTACATAAACCTGCTAAATTATGGCTAGAGCGGTTACTATGGTATGAAAATCTAGCTAAAATTCATCAACAATCTAAAACAAATCGAATTTTTAAAGTGTTAAAAGCACTGGTTCTATCGTGCAAAAATCCCCAAGCTTATTGGACAAGATATACATTTGGTAGTATCCGTCAATTATTAATATAGATAAAGATTCCTTTATTCCGCTCTGCGACCTTCGGAATGATATCATTACCTTTAACCCAAATTTTAGATTGATTTTAATTCCTTTTAACGAAGAGTTTGATCGCCTATCATAAAGCTCAGTAATGTATTTTGAAAACTGTATTGTAATTTAATTGAGCAAACACGACTAGTTGTAATTATGCCTTACCGTTGTCAGTCTGTTGATACCAATCCCTTCTTGGAGAAATACTACTATACACTTCAGCACTCTGTATCATTGATATACAAATCCGCTATCGTTACTGGACTCTGCCGAAGCCATCGAGAAATGAGCTTACTTGCTCTTCAAATTCGGGATCGCGATAACCATGATCTTCCCCCCCACAGACTATACCAGCAGTGGCTGTGCCAAAACAATTTAAACTATCCTTTTATCTCTCCTAATTTTGACCTTACTCAATTCATGAGCTTTGACCTAATTTCTCTAGGCCTTGAGGTTACGGAAATTCTTCAACAACTTGGGATCAACTATTATATCAGTGGCTCTGTGGCCAGTAGTCTTCTCGGAGAACCCCGAACCACCTATGATATTGATTTGGTCATTGATAGTAATTCTGAGCAAGCAAGTCAACTATTTGATGCTTTTTCTCCACGCTTCTATCTAGATCCTTTGACTGTGGCAGAAGCCCTAGAACGCCACAGTAGCTTCAATATGATTGATAATCAGACCTTGGGCAAAATAGATATTTTTATTCTTGACTCATCTCCCTTTCATCAAAGTGCTTTTCAGCGTCGTGTTTTACAACTTATTCGAGAACAGCCACAAAGATATTTATGTTTGCCAACACCAGAGGACTTAATTTTACAAAAACTTTTGTGGCGTAAAGATGCTTTTGGCTCGGAGAAACAATGGCGTGATATTCTTGGAATTTGTAAACTTCAAAATGATCGTCTCGATCTAAATTACCTGCATGAGTGGGGAACCACCTTAAATCTCTCAGTCGATCTGCATCGTCTTTTGCAAGAGTCTGGTTTGATAGCGTGATTAAAAATATGGAGTTAGGTGTTTATTTCTCTGCTAATGATAAAGTTTATGATTGGACAATAGCCTTTCTCAATAGCTTCCGCACCTTTAACCCAGATTTAAGACTGATTTAACCCAGATTTAAGACTGATTTTAACGAGGAGTGCAATTTTGATTTTTAGTAAGAATTTTAGTTGACAACCAACATGAAAGTTATTTTTGATATTTCTTCGGTTGGTGATAACCCGAAAACAAGAACAGGTATAGCTCGTACAGCTTGGACATTGGCTGATTTATTGCATCGAGAACTAGGAGACAACCTAAGTTTTTCTGCTTCTGGCTCTATAGAAGCATCCCTTCAAACAGAAAGGCTACTTAATTCCTATCCTGATCTTCGTTCTGCTATATATCCAGTTAACTCCATTGCTAGAAGTGTTAATCAGTTGAATACACAATTCAGTAAAAACTATTCTGGTGAGAGTATTTTTCAGAAAATCGAGCAGTTAACTTTAGTTAATATTTCTAGATTATTTAATATAATTAGGCAACCAATTGCTCCAGAAATACTAGTCGAAGCAGACCTTTTTCATTCTTCTTATCCTCGTATTCCCAAGCAAGTGAGAAAAGCACTTCCTAATCGCCATTTACAAACAGTTTATGACCTAACCCCTTTAATTTTAGATGAAAAATATTTTCTTCCAGGTCAACGTGGGATTACTAAAAGACTTATAGACACTATCCAGCCGAATGATTGGGTAACGACGATATCAGATGCTACCCGTAATGATTTATTAAATAGACGACAGTTAAATCCTAAACAGGTCGTTACAATTTATCTAGCTGCTTCTCCTGAGCTTTTTTACCCGGTTTCAGATAGATCCATTATTCAAGCCGCAAAGCAGAAGTATCATCTTCCTGAAGGAGATTACTTTCTCTCTCTTCATTCTCTTGCCCCTCATAAAAATATGAATCATTTAATAGCTTGTTTTAAACAGATTATTAGGCAAGAAAAAGCAAAAGATTTACATTTAGTCATCTGTGGAGGAAATAAAGATGCGGCACTATCTATGATTAATGCTAATCAGTTAACAGAAGCTGACTTAAAATTTATTCACTTTACAGGATTTGTAGATGACAATGATTTAGCTGCAATATATAGTGGTGCGATTGGGTTTATTTTCCCTTCTCTGTATGAAGGATTTGGACTACCAGTTTTAGAAGCAATGCAATGTGGATGTCCTGTTATTAGTTCAAATACATCATCTTTGCCCGAAGTAGTCGGAGATGCTGGATTTTTAGTTTCACCTACAGATAAAGATACTCTTTGTCAGTCTATACTCAAACTATATTGCAACTCTGACTTACGCGCTAAACACTCTCAGTATAGCTTGGACAGAGCGGTTTTCTTTAGCTGGGAAAAAACACTAAGTGAAACTTTAGAGGTTTATAGGAGCATAAAAAGCTAATCTGCATTTAATTTACATATAAGACGCAGTTAAGATTTCTGCATTATAACAATTATATCTTATTAATGCAATTTAGATTAGATGTTTTCAGCAATTCCAAATTCAAACAGTAACATAAGATACAGACGTTATCTCGCTTTTATGCAGTTAAAAGAGATTTCGCTGATTTCTGACGTTTTTCGTACTTCCTCCTCGAATCTTAGCCTCTTGGAGAGTCAGCAACCTGCAAACAAACTTGATCAATCACTAAATAGAGCATTACGCTGATTCCACATATTGATACAAAACCCCTTGACCGTAAGCACTTCAAGGCTTTTGTATCTTGGACTACATTCTGAATTTGGAATTGCTGAGATGTTTTTTGTCCTACCAATTGACACCAACAGTTTAGTTTATTATCTGAGCAAAAAAAGGTAAATATGAACTTTTTCAAAAACACACTAAGACCAATTGCATATATCATTGGTAAAATTATCACTAGCAATCAAAAAATGTTTGACATTTATCGTCATACTGATTTTCGTGGTAAACTGTTTTTATCAGAATATATTAATCACAGTTTTAAAAACGGAATCTATCACTGCAATGAATTAAAATATAACATTGACTTTAGTGATCAAATACAAAAATCGGTTTATTTAGGCACTTATGAACGTCATGAGATTAGCTTTTTGAAAAAATATGTAAAACCAGGCTGGATATGTATTAGATATTGGTGCGAATATAGGATTTTATACTCTTAACCTTAGCAAATTAGTAGAAGCATCGGGGAAAGTCTATGCTATAGAACCTTCTCCAAGTAATTACAAAAAACTAGAGGAGAATATTGCAATTAATAACTTAGATAACTGCATAACCAGCAATATCGCATTATCTTCAGAATCAGGAGAGTTTGTATTTTCCGTCAGTCCTCATCAGAACTCTGGATGGGGAAGACTCGGCAAATGGGAATTTTCTCAATCTCAAATCATTGTTGCCGTTAATACGTTAGATAATTTTTTGACAGTAAATAATATTTCACACATAGATTTTCTAAAAATAGATGTAGAAGGACATGAATTGGAATTTTTCAAGGGTGCAATAAATACTTTGAAAAACGGAATAATTAGAAGAATAATGATTGAGTATTGTGGCGACGCTTTGGAACCACAAGGTATGACATTAAAAGGCTATGTTGATTCAATTATGAAGTTTGGTTATATCCCAGTTCATTTTAACTTAGACAGGATTGAAAAAGCAAAAAATGGAACTTATCATTCTCAAAAAGAGATTTTAAATCTTCTTTTTGAAAAAAACATTTAATTTTTAATCATGAACATTATTTCATATATCCATCCCACCCGTACCTATTTGCCCTGTACAGGTGCGGGAAGACATATCAATAATACCTTGCTGGGATTAGCCTCACAGGAGTCAATAAACTTAGAGTTACTATGTTCCCGACAATGATTACAAGCAGATGGTAAACCTGATTGACGTTCTTCCCTGCGAGATATATCATTAATAAATTTCCCCTTGCCACTCTACAATAAATTTTCCCTTGCCACTCTACCATTTTTGTGTATATTTAGGAGAGGTCTATTGTGCTAGATAGAAATTCATTGGTTTTAGAAAACTTAGCTTGTATTGCTTCAGATGATAAAGGTTTAAGATGTCTAGGTTCTTTAGAACATAAAGAAGAAAACCAACTTCAATGTACAAAATGCAACTCCTGCTATAGCTTTGTTAACGGTGTTCCTGTTCTTAAAGAAGATTCTGCGTCTGAACTTTATGAGTTCTACTCTAAAGTATATGAAAAACAATCACGATCTGAAGCAATGTGTGAAGGTAATCCTCGTATGGAGCAAGCTAAAATATTTTGGGAGTTACTGCCCAAATTTGTATCAGAAAATAATATTAACGGTTACTCCTTAGAAATAGGTTGCGGACCTGGTATTTTTGCTGATAGAGTTCCCAATTTCATTGGATTAGATTACGCGTTAAATGCCTTACTAGCAGAAGGATTTGAATCTTATTATAGAGTATGCGCTAGTGGAGATTTACTACCATTTCAAAGTAAAACTATTAGTTTGATTTTGTCACTCAATACTTTAGAACACATACCCCACTTAGATAGTTGTATTTATGAAATTGACCGAATTCTCAAGCCTGGTGGGTATTTGGTGTGGGTGCGACCTTTAGTTGATGAAGGAAAAGAAAAGTGTTAACATGAGATGAAAAGTGACAAAGAGGAAACAATGATGACAGCAAAACTAATTAATGTAGAGGGTTCAAAGATAAAAATAGAACTAACATTAGAACTCAGTCGTTCAATGTTGGATACAGAAATAAATATTCAAAAAGGCTTAAACGAAGTAGGTTGCATCGCCAGCAAAGAAGCCTTGAAATATTTAGATACAGATGGTTCACCCTTAAAAATCGGTGAAGAAATCTGGAAGAGTAAGGGAGAGCAACCGAAAGAATATCAAACACCTTATGGTGAGGTTATAGTGAATCGTCATGTATATCAGCGTTCACCTTTGAGGAAAAACGTATTGCCCCTTAGAAAGAGAAGCAAGGATAATCATAACATCAACGCCATTATTGGCAAAACAGGTATCCTCAAAAATGTCAGGGATGGCAGGCAAAGAGGTGAAAAATGATTTATTAGAAAATCATGGTAGAAAAGTAGCGCTATCCTATATCCAAAGATTGAGTGAAGCAGTAGGAAGTGTGGTACAGGCAAAAGAAGAAGCGTGGAGTTATGCCCCGCCCAAGGAGGATAGCCAAATTGCAACAGTGGGAATAGGATTAGATGGAACCTGTATGCTGATGTGTGAGGATGGCTACCGTGAAGCAATGGTGGGAACCGTTTCCCTATACGATAGTGAAGGCGAACGTCAACCTACAATCTATCTAGGTGCGGCACCAGAGTATGGAAAAAAGAGTTTTCTAGAAAGATTAGAAAGAGAAATTGAGCGAGCGAAAAACCGTTATCCAGAGGCAACATTGGTCGGGATAGCAGACGGGGCAGAATCAAATTGGAAGTTTTTAGAAAAGCAAACGGAAGAACAGATATTAGATTTCTATCATGCCTCTGGTTACTTAGGTGCCTTGGCAGAAGCGTTGCATCCGAATACCGTGTCAAAACAAAAAGAATGGTTGACTGAAAATTGTCGAGAACTCAAGCATGAAAAAGGAAAAGCAGGAGAACTGCTAAATCTGATGAAAGAAGTCAAAGAAGAAAAAAGTCATTCTAAGAATCTTACCGAGAAACTACAAGCGGCGATTACTTATTACGAGAATCATCAGCATCAAATGGATTATGCTGAATACATAGAGAAAAAGTATCCGATTGGTTCAGGTGTTACGGAAGCAGCTTGTAAGACGTTGGTCAAACAACGATTATGTTGTTCAGGGATGCGATGGAAGGAAAAAGGAGCAGGAATTATTTTGAGCCTACGAGCTTTGGTATTGACCAAGGAACGATGGAGTCAATTTTGGGCAAAACTTGATCAATATGGGTTCCCTGTAGAACCCTGATTACAACAGCTTTTATCAACTAAAGGTCGCACCCTTTGGTGTTAAAACCTGCATGGAACTGTACACAATATAATTGTGACGGTGTTGATTATTTGGCACTGGTATCGTCTAGCTAGAAGCTACAAACGTTGCAATACGAGAGGTTCAAGAAATCAGGCGAATTTGGAGTAAGTCCTCCCAAGTTAACCCCTTTTCAATTATACCGAGAGCTACAGCAGGAACTTCTCTAGTCGTAAAATGGCTGCGAACAAAGTTATGAACCATCCAGAAAATATCTAGGACTCGCTGTAATCCCACAACAGATTTAGCATAAGTATTTGTACGACGACGAAAGGC contains:
- a CDS encoding acylneuraminate cytidylyltransferase family protein, with product MEIVAIIPARGGSKGVPYKNIRPLGNKPLIAHSILDAKEAHLVDRIYVTTDDAEIAQVSTDYGASIIHRPPELANDTASSESALVHALTEIEKEEIHPELIVFLQCTSPLRTGLDIDRAIEQIRAENADSLLSVSPTHRFLWHQVDNVAQSINYDYHHRPRRQDLNPQYMENGSIYIFKPWVLKELNNRLGGKISLFVMDESQSWEIDSSEDFEYIEFLINHTHKP
- a CDS encoding class I SAM-dependent methyltransferase — translated: MINLPDFSKAFEYENNFYLSCDNSRIAKLLAHYELYKMVVNIPGAIVECGVFKGTSLTRFATFRDLFSNSHAKKIIGFDIYGKFPETNFQEDKVPRQRFIDSAGEESIAVEQLTEVLKIKGVDKNVELVKGDILKTVPNYVNDHPELKISLLNLDTDIYEPASVILELLFPRIVRGGGTNYRRLRCFSWRNKSCR
- a CDS encoding N-acetylneuraminate synthase family protein translates to MIIDKNLLKYIVFAEDDILNALKKISDNKNRIIFSVTEAGVLEGVLTDGDFRRWLVQQESINLNQPVSKISNKNYKFANYNDDPVKIQSYFSNEVEFIPLLDNNRHLVAVACRKSEGIRIGNFIIDAQSPTFVIAEIGNNHNGSLEFAKQLIDQAVVVGADCAKFQMRDLKSLYRNAGNANDASEDLGSQYTLDLLTRFQLTTDEMFAAFDYCQTQGILPLCTPWDIESLSLLEQYGMLAYKVASADLTNYDLLTALAKTGKPLICSTGMSAESEIIDAVALLNRLGAMYVLLHCNSTYPAPFKDVNLNYIDRLKEIGNCPVGYSGHERGIHVAIASVAKGAKVIEKHFTLDKTMEGNDHKVSLLPDEFRLMIEGIRQVEQSLGTNGERHLSQGELMNRENLAKSLVINCDLEIGQIITEAMIDVKSPGKGLQPNRKTQLIGKRSRRSLKAGDFLYPSDLEVEQVNARDYRFKRPWGIPVRYHDFKTLLSQSNPDLLEFHLSYKDLEVDIHHYIDQVYDLDIIVHAPELFAGDHVLDLSSQDKDYRQLSIQELQRVIDITRQLKPFFKRSIRPCIVTNVGGFTSDTLLSLSVRQQLYETLFESLSQLDTDGVEIIPQTMPPFPWHFGGQRNHNLFVDPTDIADFCRQHNYRVCLDISHSKLACTYHKISFKEFIEQVGIYIAHLHIADAKGVDGEGLQIGEGEIDFPALAEDIEKYASQASFIPEIWQGHKNEGEGFWIALEKLEKYL
- a CDS encoding class I SAM-dependent methyltransferase; this translates as MKCHICSSNTLKTFNLKGSRTGKENPLYFCIKCTSFFQRPNYHEDDETLRRDLQWHLSKHEEHKKQAKQIIHQLLVYNPDIKTILDIGCGIGSTILAARELGINCIGVEPNPYAVQYSKENLSLDLIPDYFSASMFSQGFDAIVIDMVLEHVPMVQPFMKDVFSILNPSGLIYLAVPGLNWSISRNILRLLLKRIDIVSVFGDNDVHINHFSKRGINNLIKPYDGRIVKDTYPGACIIKHSSFKEKA
- a CDS encoding glycosyltransferase: MSQNLSFQESNFSELDTQMISINQSFLYPKITVVTPNYNYGHYLEETIRSVLLQGYPNLEYIIIDGGSTDNSVEIIKKYEPYLTYWESQPDRGQTHAINKGLERATGEIFNWINSDDILMPGALLTIAQGIQDYDAFAGVVNNFDEEGNQVKVLPQNITPEGLLTRFNTTNKPSKKDTVYHQPGFWFKTQLLKNIGNLNENLQIQFDFDRVVRYLHHYPKVNYSNQVLVNFRCHQEQKTAPTKVKQEGQYIVQSLLDEPEYQNLHKPAKLWLERLLWYENLAKIHQQSKTNRIFKVLKALVLSCKNPQAYWTRYTFGSIRQLLI